In the genome of Thermoplasma sp. Kam2015, one region contains:
- a CDS encoding ATP-binding cassette domain-containing protein, which produces MIEARKFTVRSFRKNIVGPLDFTFQNKTIILGSNGSGKTSIVKAICGLYPYAGSLKVNGNEVSSIKASGMVAANIPEIYSIAGRVYDIAEIFSEIGGLDLAAFMDFLDDMNLKKIAEKPFGSLSTGEMKIAMAAMSFSRKPSVLIMDEPFENLDGRRRAIMIDRMLNYEGDVVIVTHEIEVLKHFGGYSVHFLMDGMMQGPVESSALSRSKIVRGEASGSIATLIMGGERYSIVEGGEPGEGILSAGTVDRIYGA; this is translated from the coding sequence ATGATAGAAGCCAGGAAATTTACCGTAAGATCATTCAGAAAGAATATAGTAGGCCCGCTCGATTTCACGTTCCAGAACAAGACGATAATACTCGGATCCAACGGCAGTGGGAAAACCAGCATAGTCAAGGCGATATGTGGGCTTTATCCATACGCAGGCAGTCTTAAGGTAAACGGGAATGAGGTGTCCAGCATAAAGGCCAGCGGCATGGTCGCGGCGAACATACCGGAAATATACTCCATTGCTGGCCGTGTGTACGACATCGCTGAGATCTTTTCCGAGATAGGCGGCCTCGATCTCGCTGCATTCATGGATTTCCTTGACGACATGAACCTGAAAAAGATAGCAGAGAAACCATTCGGAAGCCTTTCTACAGGGGAGATGAAGATCGCCATGGCTGCGATGAGCTTCTCCAGAAAACCTTCAGTGCTGATCATGGACGAGCCGTTCGAGAACCTGGACGGAAGACGCAGGGCGATCATGATCGACAGGATGCTGAATTATGAGGGCGATGTTGTCATCGTCACGCATGAGATTGAGGTTCTGAAACATTTTGGCGGATATTCCGTCCACTTCCTCATGGATGGGATGATGCAGGGGCCTGTGGAATCATCCGCACTTTCAAGATCGAAGATCGTTAGAGGAGAAGCTTCTGGATCCATAGCCACGCTCATAATGGGCGGCGAACGATACTCCATAGTTGAGGGTGGAGAGCCAGGAGAAGGGATACTTTCAGCTGGAACGGTTGACAGGATATACGGTGCCTGA